A single Ketogulonicigenium vulgare WSH-001 DNA region contains:
- a CDS encoding sulfite exporter TauE/SafE family protein, protein MLPELSTLLPLIAILIAVGAFAGVIAGLLGVGGGIVLVPAFFYVFTALGYDGPQIMQVCLATSLATIIFTSIRSVMAHHKKGAVDWDVLKTWAPGIVVGAVIGVLVAAQLRSVALQAIFGVLGMVIGLYMAFGRPDWRIRDEMPKGPVRAALSSVIGFLSVLMGIGGGSFGVPVMTLYGVPIHRAVATASGFGLTIALPSVIGFLLVPIDAASRPPLTVGAVNLPAFIVVIGVTMLTTGYGVRLAHAMNPKPLKRVFAIFLILVAANMLRKALGW, encoded by the coding sequence ATGCTTCCCGAACTTTCGACCCTGCTGCCGTTGATTGCGATCTTGATCGCGGTTGGTGCTTTTGCTGGGGTCATCGCTGGCCTCTTGGGCGTCGGCGGCGGCATCGTGCTGGTGCCTGCGTTTTTCTATGTCTTTACGGCGCTGGGCTATGACGGGCCGCAGATCATGCAGGTCTGCCTTGCGACATCGCTGGCGACGATCATCTTCACCTCGATCCGTTCGGTGATGGCGCATCATAAAAAGGGCGCGGTGGATTGGGATGTGCTGAAAACCTGGGCGCCGGGGATCGTTGTGGGCGCGGTGATCGGTGTGCTGGTTGCAGCGCAACTGCGATCGGTGGCGCTGCAGGCGATTTTTGGCGTGCTGGGCATGGTGATTGGCCTTTACATGGCCTTTGGCCGTCCGGATTGGCGCATTCGCGATGAAATGCCAAAGGGGCCGGTGCGGGCGGCATTGTCATCTGTCATTGGGTTTTTGTCTGTGCTGATGGGGATTGGCGGCGGATCGTTCGGGGTTCCCGTGATGACCCTCTATGGCGTGCCAATCCACCGCGCTGTGGCGACCGCCTCGGGCTTTGGCCTGACGATCGCACTGCCCTCGGTGATCGGGTTTTTGTTGGTGCCGATTGATGCGGCGTCGCGCCCGCCGCTGACGGTCGGCGCGGTGAACCTGCCGGCGTTCATCGTCGTGATCGGTGTGACCATGTTGACGACAGGCTATGGTGTGCGCCTTGCCCATGCGATGAATCCAAAGCCGCTGAAACGGGTTTTTGCGATCTTTTTGATCCTGGTCGCGGCCAATATGTTGCGTAAAGCGCTGGGCTGGTAA
- a CDS encoding ABC transporter ATP-binding protein, with translation MADLKLTGVEKAYGKVKVLQDINLDIKTGELIVFVGPSGCGKSTLLRMIAGLEGISGGELLIDGQRMNDVPPAQRGIAMVFQSYALYPHMSVRENMAFALKIAHKPQAEIDAAIANAARILQLEPYLDRLPKALSGGQRQRVAIGRSIVRDPKVYLFDEPLSNLDAALRVATRIEIAQLKEHMPDSTMIYVTHDQVEAMTLATRIVVLAGGGIAQVGAPLDLYERPENEFVATFIGSPAMNLSPGEVVQTGSETKVKLENGGIAYSNVPTRDADMGLRVNIGVRPEDLTHAAGPAIFSGTVEITEALGEVTLLYLARDAGGAQVIAKLPGIHAELRGQGVSLSADPAKVHLFAGGKSLLHR, from the coding sequence ATGGCTGATCTGAAACTGACCGGGGTCGAAAAGGCCTATGGCAAGGTCAAGGTCTTGCAGGACATCAATCTGGACATCAAAACTGGCGAACTCATCGTGTTCGTCGGCCCGTCCGGCTGCGGGAAATCGACCCTGTTGCGGATGATTGCGGGGCTGGAGGGGATATCGGGCGGCGAGCTGTTGATCGATGGGCAGCGCATGAATGACGTGCCGCCCGCACAGCGCGGCATTGCGATGGTGTTCCAATCCTATGCGCTTTACCCGCATATGTCTGTGCGCGAAAACATGGCCTTTGCCCTGAAGATCGCGCACAAGCCGCAGGCCGAGATTGACGCGGCCATCGCCAATGCCGCCCGTATTTTGCAGCTCGAGCCCTATCTGGATCGTCTGCCAAAGGCGCTGTCGGGCGGCCAGCGGCAGCGGGTGGCGATCGGGCGATCCATCGTGCGCGATCCAAAGGTCTATCTGTTTGACGAGCCGCTCTCGAACCTAGATGCCGCCCTGCGGGTTGCGACGCGGATCGAGATCGCGCAGTTGAAAGAACATATGCCGGACTCGACCATGATCTATGTCACCCATGATCAGGTCGAGGCGATGACACTGGCCACGCGCATTGTCGTGCTGGCCGGCGGCGGCATCGCACAGGTCGGTGCGCCGCTGGACCTGTATGAACGCCCCGAGAATGAGTTCGTTGCGACTTTTATCGGCTCGCCCGCGATGAATCTGTCGCCCGGCGAGGTGGTGCAGACCGGGTCTGAGACAAAGGTAAAGCTGGAAAATGGCGGCATCGCCTATTCCAATGTGCCCACGCGCGACGCGGACATGGGCCTGCGGGTGAATATCGGTGTCCGCCCCGAGGATCTGACCCATGCCGCAGGCCCCGCGATTTTCAGTGGCACAGTCGAGATAACCGAGGCGTTGGGCGAGGTGACCTTGCTGTATCTGGCCCGTGATGCGGGCGGTGCGCAGGTGATTGCAAAGCTGCCCGGCATTCATGCGGAATTGCGCGGGCAGGGGGTCTCGCTGTCAGCCGATCCCGCAAAAGTGCATCTTTTTGCGGGCGGAAAATCCCTGTTGCACCGATAA
- a CDS encoding ABC transporter permease, producing the protein MEIKGFQIPKMASLLIWVILWEIVGRLGLVMLFPPFTEVLAAMGEVVTSRSFGEAIRITAVSYFAGIGLALLIGIPLGFLMGLVPTADKMLNMWVNTFLSAPLSALVPVIMILFGLGTPTVIVTVFMFAVWIIVLDTRAGVMHITPSLMEMSKSFQANRYERTKMMVLSALPEILAGVRLGMIRGVKGVVIGQLLVSIIGVGALFSLYQQNFLMAHFWALVVIMFTCALLLAEIVARLEKRVQYYAGVRN; encoded by the coding sequence ATGGAGATCAAAGGATTTCAGATCCCCAAAATGGCATCGCTGCTGATTTGGGTGATCTTGTGGGAAATCGTCGGGCGGTTGGGGCTGGTCATGCTGTTTCCGCCCTTTACCGAAGTTCTGGCCGCGATGGGCGAGGTCGTCACCTCGCGCAGCTTTGGCGAGGCGATCCGCATCACCGCTGTCTCGTATTTTGCGGGCATCGGCCTTGCGCTGTTGATCGGTATTCCGCTGGGCTTTTTGATGGGGCTGGTGCCGACGGCGGATAAGATGCTGAACATGTGGGTGAACACCTTTTTGTCGGCGCCCCTCTCGGCGCTGGTGCCGGTGATCATGATCCTGTTCGGCCTTGGCACACCGACTGTTATCGTCACGGTGTTCATGTTCGCGGTCTGGATCATCGTCCTCGATACCCGCGCGGGGGTCATGCATATCACGCCATCGCTGATGGAAATGTCGAAAAGCTTTCAGGCGAACCGGTATGAGCGGACAAAGATGATGGTTCTGTCCGCGTTGCCCGAAATTCTGGCAGGCGTGCGTCTGGGCATGATCCGCGGCGTCAAAGGCGTTGTGATCGGGCAGCTTCTGGTGTCGATCATCGGGGTGGGGGCGCTGTTCTCGCTGTATCAACAAAACTTCCTGATGGCCCATTTCTGGGCGCTGGTGGTGATCATGTTTACCTGCGCGCTGCTGCTGGCTGAAATCGTCGCGCGCCTTGAAAAACGCGTCCAATATTACGCAGGAGTAAGAAACTAA
- a CDS encoding ABC transporter substrate-binding protein: protein MMQGFTMMRRHVLAVAMGGALAGMLAMPAQAQQAIRVAMGDIASVETLGLLIAMERAKERGVPMELTFFNSEDVATQAVVGGQADIGVGAPYAFIQNSRAPLRMFYRMSTLLFFPVVNTDHYTTWADLDGQEVTVHSRGSGTEALMRLMESQHGITYSAISYVPGAEVRTGAMLQGTINASIVDSSGFRLLEEQGGGKFARLPLDGVNATDEALYGNERFLNEREADVAIFVEELLRTWTDINENPEMVAELRTQYDLLPDLPAAGVDDITPYYVSAAENGVMPLGGGTTDDVADDLAFLAAAGQVQPVEGDVDTTMFWDFDILTAARD, encoded by the coding sequence ATGATGCAAGGTTTCACGATGATGCGACGGCATGTGCTGGCCGTTGCAATGGGCGGTGCGCTTGCCGGGATGCTGGCGATGCCAGCGCAGGCGCAACAGGCGATCCGGGTGGCGATGGGGGATATTGCCTCGGTCGAGACGCTGGGGCTGCTGATCGCGATGGAGCGCGCGAAAGAACGCGGCGTGCCGATGGAGCTGACGTTCTTTAACTCGGAAGATGTGGCGACGCAGGCTGTCGTTGGCGGTCAGGCCGATATCGGGGTCGGCGCACCCTATGCCTTTATCCAGAACTCGCGCGCGCCGCTGCGGATGTTCTATCGCATGAGCACGCTGCTGTTCTTTCCGGTGGTAAACACCGACCACTATACGACCTGGGCCGATCTGGACGGGCAGGAAGTCACCGTCCATTCGCGTGGCTCGGGCACCGAGGCGCTGATGCGTCTGATGGAAAGCCAGCACGGTATCACCTATTCGGCGATCAGCTATGTGCCGGGGGCCGAGGTGCGCACCGGTGCCATGCTGCAAGGCACGATCAACGCCTCGATCGTCGACTCGTCCGGTTTTCGTCTGCTCGAAGAGCAGGGCGGCGGCAAATTTGCACGTCTGCCGCTGGACGGCGTGAATGCGACCGACGAGGCCCTCTATGGCAACGAGCGTTTCCTGAACGAGCGCGAAGCCGATGTCGCGATCTTTGTTGAGGAGCTGCTGCGCACCTGGACCGATATCAACGAGAACCCTGAAATGGTGGCGGAATTGCGCACGCAATATGACCTGCTGCCCGATCTGCCCGCCGCAGGTGTTGACGACATCACGCCTTACTATGTCAGCGCGGCTGAAAACGGCGTCATGCCGCTGGGTGGCGGCACAACTGATGATGTGGCCGATGATCTCGCCTTCCTTGCAGCCGCAGGCCAGGTGCAGCCCGTCGAGGGCGATGTCGATACCACGATGTTCTGGGATTTCGACATTCTGACCGCGGCCAGAGACTGA
- a CDS encoding FadR/GntR family transcriptional regulator, whose product MHGSITAQPENAALATTPSQQAPLVQLRAWLTRADLPPGTRLPPEREMCDILGLSRGELRKALATLESEGQLWRHVGKGTFIGARRIDVLSLSDIDRATNPAEVMRARLLIEPMLAREAALNATSDHIAAMEACIARTHTAQTWRQYETADNELHRVIAEATGNRLLLAMFDALNAVRRAVVWGMLRQGDQKPPATHHSFGEHDRIVAAIMQRDLDGAAQAMYQHLRAVQQKLLDPPPASTKL is encoded by the coding sequence GTGCATGGTTCGATCACTGCGCAACCCGAAAACGCCGCTTTGGCGACCACACCATCGCAGCAGGCACCCCTTGTGCAATTGCGGGCATGGCTGACACGCGCCGACCTGCCCCCCGGCACCCGCCTGCCGCCCGAGCGAGAAATGTGCGACATCCTCGGCCTGTCGCGCGGCGAGTTGCGCAAGGCCTTGGCGACATTGGAAAGCGAGGGCCAGCTATGGCGCCATGTCGGCAAGGGTACATTCATCGGCGCACGCCGCATTGATGTCCTGAGCCTGTCGGACATCGACCGCGCCACCAACCCCGCCGAGGTGATGCGCGCGCGCCTGCTGATCGAGCCGATGTTGGCGCGCGAGGCCGCGCTGAACGCCACCTCTGACCATATTGCTGCGATGGAAGCTTGCATCGCCCGCACCCATACCGCGCAGACCTGGCGCCAATACGAGACCGCCGATAACGAGTTGCACCGTGTGATTGCCGAGGCGACCGGCAACCGCCTGCTGCTGGCAATGTTCGACGCGCTGAACGCCGTGCGTCGCGCCGTTGTCTGGGGGATGCTGCGGCAGGGCGATCAAAAGCCGCCTGCCACGCACCATTCTTTTGGCGAACATGACCGTATCGTTGCCGCGATCATGCAGCGCGACTTGGACGGTGCCGCGCAGGCGATGTATCAGCACCTGCGCGCGGTGCAGCAAAAGCTGCTTGACCCGCCGCCGGCATCGACGAAACTCTGA
- a CDS encoding NADP-dependent isocitrate dehydrogenase → MADKDMPAIVYTKVDEAPDLASASLLPIIRRFAKAAGIAVETRDISLAGRIISAFPERLTPAQRQSDDLAGLGHWVKTADANVIKLPNISASVPQLVAALKELQAQGYDLPDYPTAPATPAEAEIRARYDAIKGSAVNPVLREGNSDRRAAKAVKNYAMSHPHSMGKWSKDSKTRVSSMDHGDFFANETSVTLSAAQAGAVRIELTDKAGAVTVLKDGVKLPEGTVVDATFMSAKALDAFLDAEIAQTKAEGTLFSIHLKATMMKVSDPIIFGHAVKAWLKPVFEKYGEELAAAGADANAGLGTVLARVAQMENGPEIQAAIDAVIAQRPPMYMVNSDKGITNLHVPSDVIIDASLPALLRAGGKGWGPDGAEADTNCLVPDRSYAPVYDESVKYFKETGALDPRTAGTVQNIGLMAQKAEEYGSHPTTFEIPVDGTVRVIAQNGDVLHTHQVEAGDIWRLCSTRKAPILDWVQLAIDRQRIEGCQAIFWLDENRAHDRELLAYVRPILKEKGVEKKFLILDPRAATRLSFETIREGKDSIAVTGNVLRDYLTDLFPILELGTSAKMLSIVKLMQGGGMFETGAGGSAPKLVQQLIEENHLRWDSLGEFCALGESLKYLAETTGNEKARVLGNAVDAATQGILDYDRSPGRKPGEADNRDSHYYFAMYWADALAKQNSDAALAEEFRPIARALIDGEEEIVQELRADRGKPVDLGGYYHADPVKTDAVMRPSKTLNTILE, encoded by the coding sequence ATGGCCGACAAGGACATGCCCGCTATCGTGTATACCAAGGTGGATGAAGCGCCTGACCTTGCTTCGGCCTCGCTGCTGCCGATCATTCGCCGGTTCGCAAAAGCCGCAGGTATTGCGGTGGAAACGCGTGATATTTCGCTGGCTGGCCGTATCATTTCCGCCTTTCCCGAACGCCTGACCCCTGCGCAGCGTCAAAGCGACGATCTGGCCGGTCTTGGCCATTGGGTAAAGACCGCCGATGCCAATGTGATCAAACTGCCCAATATCTCGGCCTCGGTGCCGCAACTGGTCGCCGCGCTGAAGGAATTGCAGGCGCAGGGCTATGATCTGCCCGACTACCCCACCGCCCCCGCGACGCCCGCAGAAGCCGAGATCCGCGCCCGCTATGACGCGATCAAGGGCTCGGCCGTGAACCCTGTCCTGCGCGAGGGCAACTCGGACCGCCGTGCTGCAAAGGCCGTCAAGAATTACGCCATGTCCCACCCCCATTCGATGGGAAAGTGGTCGAAAGACAGCAAGACCCGCGTCTCGTCGATGGATCACGGCGATTTCTTTGCTAATGAAACCTCGGTCACGCTGAGCGCGGCGCAGGCAGGCGCGGTGCGCATCGAACTGACCGACAAGGCGGGCGCCGTCACCGTGCTGAAGGACGGCGTGAAGCTGCCCGAAGGCACGGTTGTCGATGCCACCTTTATGTCGGCAAAGGCGCTGGATGCTTTCCTTGACGCCGAAATTGCGCAGACCAAAGCCGAGGGCACTTTATTCTCGATCCACCTGAAAGCTACGATGATGAAGGTCTCGGACCCGATCATCTTTGGCCATGCGGTCAAGGCCTGGCTGAAGCCGGTGTTCGAAAAATATGGTGAGGAACTGGCGGCAGCGGGTGCGGATGCGAATGCCGGACTTGGCACGGTGCTCGCGCGTGTCGCCCAAATGGAAAACGGCCCGGAAATTCAGGCGGCGATCGATGCTGTCATCGCCCAGCGCCCGCCGATGTATATGGTGAATTCCGACAAGGGCATCACCAACCTGCATGTGCCCTCGGACGTGATCATCGACGCCAGCCTGCCCGCGCTGCTGCGCGCGGGCGGCAAGGGTTGGGGGCCGGACGGGGCCGAGGCGGATACCAATTGCCTTGTGCCCGACCGCTCTTACGCGCCTGTCTATGATGAAAGCGTGAAATATTTCAAAGAGACCGGCGCGCTGGACCCGCGCACGGCGGGCACGGTGCAGAACATCGGCCTGATGGCGCAAAAGGCCGAAGAATACGGCTCGCACCCCACCACCTTTGAAATTCCGGTGGATGGCACCGTGCGCGTCATCGCGCAAAACGGCGATGTGCTGCATACGCATCAGGTCGAGGCGGGCGATATCTGGCGCCTGTGCTCAACCCGCAAAGCGCCGATTCTGGATTGGGTGCAACTGGCCATCGACCGCCAGCGCATCGAAGGCTGCCAAGCGATTTTCTGGCTGGACGAAAACCGCGCCCATGACCGCGAGTTGCTGGCCTATGTCCGCCCGATCCTGAAGGAAAAAGGCGTCGAGAAGAAATTCCTGATCCTTGATCCGCGCGCTGCGACCCGCCTCTCGTTCGAGACGATCCGCGAAGGCAAGGACAGCATCGCCGTCACCGGCAACGTGCTGCGCGACTATCTGACCGACCTGTTCCCGATCTTGGAGCTGGGCACATCGGCCAAGATGCTGTCGATCGTCAAGCTGATGCAGGGCGGCGGCATGTTCGAAACCGGCGCGGGCGGCTCGGCCCCCAAACTCGTGCAGCAGTTGATCGAGGAAAACCACCTGCGCTGGGATAGTCTGGGCGAGTTCTGCGCACTGGGCGAAAGCCTGAAATATCTGGCCGAAACCACCGGCAATGAAAAAGCGCGCGTCCTCGGGAATGCCGTCGATGCCGCGACGCAGGGCATTCTGGACTATGATCGCTCGCCCGGCCGCAAACCCGGCGAGGCGGATAACCGCGACAGCCATTATTATTTCGCGATGTATTGGGCCGATGCTTTGGCGAAACAGAACTCGGATGCCGCGCTGGCCGAAGAATTCCGCCCCATCGCCCGCGCGCTGATCGATGGCGAGGAAGAGATCGTGCAAGAGCTGCGCGCAGACCGCGGCAAGCCGGTGGATCTAGGCGGCTATTACCACGCCGATCCGGTGAAAACCGATGCGGTGATGCGGCCCTCGAAGACGCTGAACACCATTCTGGAATAA
- a CDS encoding ABC transporter ATP-binding protein has protein sequence MQHSIPTSTAPAKARAPIAIVNDPIVEVRGVTKKYGTSITALQNIDISFERGHLTSLLGPSGCGKTTLLKIVAGLLEPTAGEIRVNGKPVTGPGRERAFVFQDFALMPWASVIDNAAFGLKMQGTGKAEREERARHYINEVGLSGFEKKYPHELSGGMRQRVGLARALAVNADILLMDEPFSAVDEQTRRKFQEDLMRLREVENKTFLFVTHSIEEAVYVSDRIVMLSPRPGRISEIIDPAIPEGITADELRRDEAYLDTVERIWTGIKKYVE, from the coding sequence ATGCAACATTCCATTCCCACATCGACCGCACCCGCCAAGGCCCGTGCACCCATCGCCATCGTCAACGATCCGATCGTTGAAGTGCGCGGTGTGACAAAGAAATACGGCACCTCGATCACGGCGCTGCAAAACATCGATATCAGCTTTGAACGTGGCCATCTGACCAGCTTGCTTGGCCCATCGGGCTGCGGCAAGACCACGCTGCTGAAGATCGTTGCGGGGCTGCTGGAGCCGACGGCGGGCGAGATCCGCGTGAACGGCAAGCCCGTCACCGGACCCGGGCGCGAGCGCGCCTTTGTCTTTCAGGACTTTGCCCTGATGCCCTGGGCCAGCGTTATTGATAACGCCGCCTTTGGCCTGAAAATGCAAGGCACCGGCAAGGCCGAGCGCGAGGAACGGGCCCGCCACTATATCAACGAGGTCGGCCTGTCGGGGTTTGAAAAGAAATACCCGCACGAGCTGTCGGGCGGGATGCGCCAGCGTGTGGGCCTTGCCCGCGCCTTGGCGGTGAATGCCGATATTCTGCTGATGGACGAGCCATTCTCGGCCGTGGATGAACAGACCCGCCGCAAGTTTCAAGAAGATCTGATGCGTCTGCGCGAGGTTGAAAACAAAACCTTCCTGTTCGTGACCCATTCGATCGAAGAGGCGGTCTATGTCTCGGATCGCATCGTCATGCTGTCGCCGCGTCCGGGCCGGATTTCCGAGATTATCGACCCCGCCATTCCCGAGGGCATTACCGCCGACGAGCTGCGCCGCGATGAGGCCTATCTGGATACCGTCGAGCGGATCTGGACCGGCATCAAGAAATACGTGGAGTAG
- a CDS encoding ABC transporter permease, which produces MSSGTPRPNILSRIWNASLSWKLLSVAIFALIWEMAARSGFNFAFPTFTATMAAMAQMIGDGSMGRAFLRTMEPLVIGLAISLSVGISAGIAMGLKKSFEWFTLPMFIVMQAAPMAALIPLVTFVYGIGLASKVVAVVMLSMPVIAMNSYKAVRNVSPSLVAMCHSFTGSRWQQITRIILPAASPMMFAGLRLGVAEGFSGAVLAELLITPTGIGDLITYHRSVANFAHMYATILAIVLFAIIAVSSLQWVEAKLFRPERRGN; this is translated from the coding sequence ATGTCTTCAGGCACGCCGCGCCCCAATATCCTGTCACGGATTTGGAACGCCAGCCTGTCGTGGAAGCTGCTGTCGGTGGCCATCTTTGCCCTGATCTGGGAAATGGCCGCGCGCAGCGGATTTAACTTTGCCTTTCCGACCTTCACCGCGACCATGGCGGCGATGGCGCAGATGATCGGTGACGGATCGATGGGCCGCGCCTTTTTGCGCACGATGGAGCCGCTGGTCATCGGCCTTGCGATCTCGCTGTCGGTCGGGATTTCCGCCGGCATCGCCATGGGGCTGAAGAAAAGCTTTGAATGGTTCACCCTGCCGATGTTCATCGTCATGCAGGCGGCACCCATGGCGGCGCTGATCCCGCTGGTCACTTTCGTCTATGGCATTGGCCTTGCGTCGAAAGTCGTTGCGGTGGTGATGCTGTCGATGCCCGTCATCGCGATGAACAGCTATAAGGCGGTGCGCAACGTCTCGCCCTCGCTGGTGGCGATGTGCCATTCCTTCACCGGCTCGCGCTGGCAGCAGATCACGCGGATCATCCTGCCGGCCGCAAGCCCCATGATGTTCGCGGGCCTGCGCTTGGGCGTCGCCGAGGGGTTCTCCGGCGCGGTTCTGGCCGAGCTGCTGATTACGCCAACCGGGATCGGTGATCTGATCACCTACCACCGCTCGGTCGCGAATTTCGCCCATATGTACGCCACGATCCTTGCCATTGTTCTTTTCGCCATCATCGCTGTCAGCTCGCTGCAATGGGTTGAGGCGAAATTGTTCCGCCCCGAAAGGAGGGGAAACTGA
- a CDS encoding fumarylacetoacetate hydrolase family protein, with protein sequence MPDNLHKTADYVIAPQPQATLPIAGSDKVFPINRVFCIGRNYAAHAVEMGHDPDREPPFFFFKTASNITSDGTFPYPERTEDVHHEVELVVALSKGGSNIAVEDALDHVWGYGIGLDMTRRDLQGEAKKMGRPWEVGKSFEASGPCGPLVPASEIGHPTSGAIWLDVNGQRRQTGDLNQLLWKIPEMIAELSHYFDLKAGDIIMTGTPSGVGAVVKGDVMTAHVDGFKPLTVRVV encoded by the coding sequence ATGCCTGATAACCTTCATAAAACAGCGGATTATGTCATCGCTCCGCAACCACAGGCCACGCTTCCCATTGCAGGCAGTGACAAGGTCTTTCCGATCAATCGCGTATTCTGCATTGGCCGCAACTATGCCGCCCATGCCGTGGAAATGGGCCATGACCCCGACCGCGAGCCGCCATTCTTTTTCTTTAAAACCGCCAGCAATATCACATCGGATGGCACCTTCCCCTATCCCGAACGGACCGAGGATGTGCACCACGAGGTCGAGCTGGTCGTCGCCCTGTCCAAAGGCGGCAGCAATATCGCGGTGGAGGATGCGCTGGATCACGTCTGGGGTTACGGCATCGGCCTTGATATGACCCGCCGCGATCTGCAGGGCGAGGCGAAAAAGATGGGTCGCCCGTGGGAAGTCGGTAAAAGCTTCGAAGCCTCGGGTCCCTGCGGCCCGCTGGTGCCCGCCAGCGAGATCGGCCATCCGACCAGCGGCGCGATCTGGCTGGATGTGAACGGTCAGCGTCGCCAGACGGGTGATTTGAACCAATTGCTGTGGAAGATCCCCGAAATGATCGCCGAGCTGTCGCATTATTTCGATCTGAAAGCGGGCGATATCATTATGACCGGCACACCTTCGGGCGTGGGCGCCGTGGTCAAGGGCGATGTGATGACCGCCCATGTCGATGGGTTCAAACCCCTGACGGTGCGGGTGGTTTAA
- a CDS encoding KpsF/GutQ family sugar-phosphate isomerase, with protein MTADGKMNASYIATGQHVLRLEGEALLTLAEAMPDDFSAAVDLILGLKGRVIVSGMGKSGHVGRKIAATLASTGTPAFFVHPAEASHGDLGMVTAQDLCIMISNSGETSELSDLIAHCVRFGVPIIGISKQPDSTLMRAATLRLTFPDLPEACSIGLAPTTSTTLSLGLGDALAISLMEARAFQPENFRTYHPGGKLGARLATAAQLMHAGDEVPLVREDTPMAEVILSMTSHGFGVAGVVDAQGALCGVISDGDLRRHMSTLMAQRAIDVATKNPIAIGADKLAVDILATMNQYKISAIFVIDSAQAPIGIVHLHDCLRAGVA; from the coding sequence ATGACAGCAGATGGCAAGATGAACGCATCCTATATTGCGACCGGCCAGCATGTCCTGCGTCTGGAGGGCGAGGCCCTGCTGACCCTTGCCGAGGCTATGCCGGATGATTTCAGCGCAGCCGTCGATCTTATCCTGGGCCTCAAGGGGCGGGTGATCGTATCGGGCATGGGCAAGTCTGGCCATGTGGGGCGCAAGATTGCGGCAACGCTGGCCTCGACCGGCACGCCCGCCTTTTTCGTGCACCCGGCCGAGGCCAGCCACGGCGATCTGGGCATGGTGACGGCACAAGACCTGTGTATCATGATCTCGAACTCGGGCGAGACCAGCGAGCTGTCGGATCTGATCGCCCATTGCGTGCGCTTTGGCGTGCCGATCATCGGCATCTCGAAACAGCCCGATAGCACGCTGATGCGCGCGGCAACACTGCGGCTGACCTTTCCCGATCTGCCCGAGGCCTGCTCCATCGGCCTCGCGCCCACGACCTCGACCACGCTGTCATTAGGTCTTGGTGATGCGCTGGCCATTTCGCTGATGGAGGCGCGCGCCTTTCAGCCCGAGAATTTCCGCACCTACCATCCCGGCGGCAAGCTGGGCGCGCGTCTGGCCACCGCGGCTCAACTGATGCACGCGGGCGACGAGGTGCCGCTGGTGCGCGAGGACACCCCGATGGCCGAGGTGATCTTGTCGATGACCTCGCACGGCTTTGGCGTGGCGGGCGTGGTGGATGCACAGGGCGCGCTATGCGGTGTCATCTCGGACGGGGATTTGCGTCGCCACATGAGCACGCTGATGGCACAGCGCGCCATTGATGTGGCGACGAAGAACCCGATCGCCATTGGCGCCGACAAGCTGGCCGTCGATATTCTGGCCACGATGAACCAGTATAAGATCAGCGCGATTTTCGTGATCGACAGCGCTCAGGCGCCCATCGGGATTGTGCACCTGCATGACTGCTTGCGTGCGGGGGTCGCCTAA